A genomic window from Pocillopora verrucosa isolate sample1 chromosome 7, ASM3666991v2, whole genome shotgun sequence includes:
- the LOC131781087 gene encoding transcriptional repressor protein YY1-like isoform X1, whose protein sequence is MADLTTGVAEVEVEVETMVEPQQEVQIETQPMIALQPLTEPENEEIVVQTTEEVIEESKHAIVEEVSISTTPSGKQRKSRGSRTKGLGRSGKGHVNSTTSSASNASNSERGGGIGDTERSGTRKWEQKQVQIKTLEGEFAVTMWASEEKKAQQEELNQAPDFTEYMTGKKIPPGGLPGIDLSDPKQLAEFARMRPKKMKEEEGARTIACPHKGCTKMFRDNSAMRKHLHTHGPRVHVCAECGKAFVESSKLKRHQLVHTGEKPFQCTFEGCGKRFSLDFNLRTHVRIHTGDRPYVCPFDSCNKRFAQSTNLKSHILTHAKGGK, encoded by the exons ATGGCCGACTTAACCACTGGTGTGGCCGAAGTCGAAGTTGAGGTGGAAACTATGGTGGAACCTCAACAAGAAGTTCAAATTGAGACGCAGCCTATGATAGCCCTTCAGCCTCTGACTGAGCCTGAGAACGAAGAAATCGTTGTTCAAACGACTGAAGAAGTTATCGAGGAATCAAAACACGCCATAGTTGAAGAAGTGTCTATCTCCACGACTCCTTCAGGCAAACAGAGAAAAAGCAGAGGAAGCAGGACTAAAGGTCTGGGAAGATCGGGAAAGGGTCATGTTAACTCTACTACATCGAGTGCGTCAAACGCCTCGAACAGTGAGAGAGGGGGTGGTATTGGAGATACTGAACGCTCAGGTACGCGCAAATGGGAACAAAAGCAAGTTCAAATAAAGACTCTCGAAGGCGAATTTGCCGTGACAATGTGGGCGTCGG AGGAGAAAAAAGCTCAGCAAGAAGAGTTGAATCAAGCTCCCGACTTCACCGAGTACATGACTGGAAAAAAGATACCTCCTGGTGGTCTTCCTGGAATTGATTTAAGTGATCCGAAACAGTTAGCAGAGTTTGCGAG GATGAGAccaaagaagatgaaagaggAAGAAGGAGCAAGAACAATAGCTTGTCCGCATAAA GGTTGCACAAAGATGTTTCGAGATAACTCTGCCATGCGAAAACACTTACATACGCATGGACCAAGAGTCCATGTCTGCGCTGAATGTGGCAAG GCTTTTGTGGAGAGTTCGAAACTTAAGAGACATCAACTTGTTCATACTGGTGAAAAACCTTTCCAG TGTACATTTGAAGGCTGTGGTAAGAGATTCTCGTTGGATTTCAACCTACGTACTCATGTTCGTATCCACACTGGTGACAGACCGTATGTCTGTCCTTTTGATTCCTGTAACAAGAGGTTTGCTCAGTCAACAAATCTCAAGTCGCATATCTTGACACATGCAAAAGGAGGGAAATAA
- the LOC131781052 gene encoding mitochondrial import inner membrane translocase subunit TIM50-like isoform X2, which translates to MAVLSSSALFSCCRWLSSRTCHSTTLIIPSVQFSSLSCTTRLFRPVTRSPLRCPRAFYYVKPKEKKGPTLKGWLYFGAGGVGVISGAVIYLGLPDPENPEDGYKNELVPMQFIYRTRDKIWDFYEMFAAPSSKMLLPDPLQEPYFQPPYTLVLELKDVLVHPEYDRKSGWRFRKRPGVDAFLNQLGPPLFEVVIYTHEAGFSAAPVVDGLDPNGLIMYRLYRDATLYTDGTHVKDLSALNRDLSKVIMIDCDEKAPRDNLRNAIILNKWEGDPTDRRLFDLIPFLLTIATSNVEDIRTVLDFYRQEDDIIEAFKRNQARLREAEEARLPQQGTRSSWSGVFGRGFGLGGSSNKS; encoded by the exons ATGGCGGTTCTGTCGTCTTCTGCACTTTTCTCATGTTGTCGGTGGCTTAGCTCAAGGACATGCCACAGTACAACTTTGATTATTCCATCCGTACAATTCTCTTCCCTCTCGTGTACAACGAGATTATTTAGACCGGTCACAAGATCACCTTTGCGTTGTCCACGTGCATTCTATTACGTGAAGccaaaagagaagaaaggtcCTACATTGAAGGGTTGGTTATATTTTGGAGCTGGCGGTGTTGGAGTGATCTCAGGAGCTGTGATTTATCTAG GGCTACCTGATCCAGAAAAT ccTGAAGATGGATACAAAAATG AGTTGGTGCCAATGCAGTTTATTTATAGAACAAGAGACAAAATCTGGGATTTTTATGAG ATGTTTGCCGCACCATCAAGCAAAATGTTATTACCCGATCCCCTTCAAGAACCTTATTTTCAGCCCCCATATACACTGGTGCTTGAGCTAAAAGATGTTTTGGTTCACCCAGAGTATGAT CGTAAAAGTGGCTGGCGTTTCAGGAAAAGACCAGGAGTGGATGCTTTTCTCAATCAGCTTGGGCCACCTCTATTTGAAGTCGTCATATACACACATGAAGCTGGATTT AGTGCTGCACCTGTAGTGGATGGATTAGATCCAAATGGACTTATCATGTACAGACTGTATCGAGATGCTACACTATATACTGATGGGACACATGTTAAG gatTTGTCTGCTCTAAACCGAGACCTCTCCAAAGTCATTATGATCGACTGTGACGAAAAAGCCCCAAGGGACAACCTGCGAAATGCCATCATTCTCAATAAATGGGAAGGTGACCCGACCGACAGAAGGTTGTTCGATcttattccttttcttctaA CCATTGCCACCTCAAATGTTGAAGACATCCGCACGGTTTTAGACTTTTATCGGCAAGAAGATGACATAATTGAAGCCTTCAAACGAAACCAGGCTAGGCTTCGAGAAGCAGAGGAGGCCAGACTGCCGCAGCAAGGCACAAGGTCATCATGGTCCGGGGTGTTTGGACGAGGCTTTGGCTTGGGCGGGTCAAGCAACAAAAGT TGA
- the LOC131780939 gene encoding mitochondrial basic amino acids transporter gives MALDFVAGCLGGWSGIVVGHPFDTVKVRLQTQVSKRYVGTINCFTQIVKQETVFGLYKGMLSPMAGVGLINAIIFGVHGNLSRLLEPGLSSQCIAGGVAGAVQSIVCCPMELAKTLVQVQNTSKPLYHGSIDCLQKIYKKNGITGLYKGMTITLTREIPSFAIYFGTFEFFCNTMTPEGDGAGHIGPLGLLLAGGLSGISSWFFTYPIDVVKSRFQADGEGKNRRYQSILDCVKKTYKSGGLHAFSQGLSATILRAFPTNAATLATVTVTLRIARDHKKQAEFA, from the exons ATGGCTTTGGATTTCGTAGCGGGATGCCTTGGAG GATGGTCCGGCATAGTAGTGGGACATCCCTTCGACACAGTCAAA GTTCGACTTCAAACGCAAGTATCGAAACGATACGTCGGGACTATCAACTGTTTTACGCAAATTGTAAAACAAGAAACG GTGTTTGGTTTGTACAAAGGCATGTTGTCCCCAATGGCTGGTGTAGGGCTGATAAATGCTATCATATTTGGGGTCCATGGGAATTTGTCACGCCTGCTTGAGCCAGGTTTATCCAGTCAGTGTATTGCAGGAGGTGTGGCAGGTGCAGTTCAGTCGATTGTTTGCTGCCCAATGGAATTAGCAAAAACTCTTGTGCAGGTTCAAAACACTTCTAAGCCATTGTACCATGGATCAATTGATTGCTTACAGaagatttacaagaaaaatggCATCACAGGATTGTACAAGGGGATGACTATAACACTCACTAGAGAAATCCCCAGCTTTGCTATATACTTTGGaacatttgagtttttttgcAATACAATGACACCTGAGGGAGATGGTGCTGGTCATATTGGACCTTTAGGATTGCTGCTTGCAGGAGGATTAAGTGGTATATCATCCTGGTTTTTCACTTATCCAATAGATGTTGTTAAATCAAGGTTCCAGGCAGATGGTGAAGGAAAGAACCGCAGATATCAGAGCATTTTGGACTGTGTTAAAAAAACCTACAAGAGTGGTGGGCTCCATGCTTTCTCCCAAGGATTATCAGCTACAATTCTGAGAGCATTCCCCACCAATGCAGCCACTCTAGCAACTGTTACTGTCACCTTAAGGATTGCCAGAGACCATAAGAAACAGGCTGAATTTGCATAG
- the LOC131781087 gene encoding transcriptional repressor protein YY1-like isoform X3, translating to MADLTTGVAEVEVEVETMVEPQQEVQIETQPMIALQPLTEPENEEIVVQTTEEVIEESKHAIVEEVSISTTPSGKQRKSRGSRTKEEKKAQQEELNQAPDFTEYMTGKKIPPGGLPGIDLSDPKQLAEFARMRPKKMKEEEGARTIACPHKGCTKMFRDNSAMRKHLHTHGPRVHVCAECGKAFVESSKLKRHQLVHTGEKPFQCTFEGCGKRFSLDFNLRTHVRIHTGDRPYVCPFDSCNKRFAQSTNLKSHILTHAKGGK from the exons ATGGCCGACTTAACCACTGGTGTGGCCGAAGTCGAAGTTGAGGTGGAAACTATGGTGGAACCTCAACAAGAAGTTCAAATTGAGACGCAGCCTATGATAGCCCTTCAGCCTCTGACTGAGCCTGAGAACGAAGAAATCGTTGTTCAAACGACTGAAGAAGTTATCGAGGAATCAAAACACGCCATAGTTGAAGAAGTGTCTATCTCCACGACTCCTTCAGGCAAACAGAGAAAAAGCAGAGGAAGCAGGACTAAAG AGGAGAAAAAAGCTCAGCAAGAAGAGTTGAATCAAGCTCCCGACTTCACCGAGTACATGACTGGAAAAAAGATACCTCCTGGTGGTCTTCCTGGAATTGATTTAAGTGATCCGAAACAGTTAGCAGAGTTTGCGAG GATGAGAccaaagaagatgaaagaggAAGAAGGAGCAAGAACAATAGCTTGTCCGCATAAA GGTTGCACAAAGATGTTTCGAGATAACTCTGCCATGCGAAAACACTTACATACGCATGGACCAAGAGTCCATGTCTGCGCTGAATGTGGCAAG GCTTTTGTGGAGAGTTCGAAACTTAAGAGACATCAACTTGTTCATACTGGTGAAAAACCTTTCCAG TGTACATTTGAAGGCTGTGGTAAGAGATTCTCGTTGGATTTCAACCTACGTACTCATGTTCGTATCCACACTGGTGACAGACCGTATGTCTGTCCTTTTGATTCCTGTAACAAGAGGTTTGCTCAGTCAACAAATCTCAAGTCGCATATCTTGACACATGCAAAAGGAGGGAAATAA
- the LOC131781052 gene encoding mitochondrial import inner membrane translocase subunit TIM50-like isoform X1 has product MAVLSSSALFSCCRWLSSRTCHSTTLIIPSVQFSSLSCTTRLFRPVTRSPLRCPRAFYYVKPKEKKGPTLKGWLYFGAGGVGVISGAVIYLGLPDPENPEDGYKNELVPMQFIYRTRDKIWDFYEMFAAPSSKMLLPDPLQEPYFQPPYTLVLELKDVLVHPEYDRKSGWRFRKRPGVDAFLNQLGPPLFEVVIYTHEAGFSAAPVVDGLDPNGLIMYRLYRDATLYTDGTHVKDLSALNRDLSKVIMIDCDEKAPRDNLRNAIILNKWEGDPTDRRLFDLIPFLLTIATSNVEDIRTVLDFYRQEDDIIEAFKRNQARLREAEEARLPQQGTRSSWSGVFGRGFGLGGSSNKSVNPEKK; this is encoded by the exons ATGGCGGTTCTGTCGTCTTCTGCACTTTTCTCATGTTGTCGGTGGCTTAGCTCAAGGACATGCCACAGTACAACTTTGATTATTCCATCCGTACAATTCTCTTCCCTCTCGTGTACAACGAGATTATTTAGACCGGTCACAAGATCACCTTTGCGTTGTCCACGTGCATTCTATTACGTGAAGccaaaagagaagaaaggtcCTACATTGAAGGGTTGGTTATATTTTGGAGCTGGCGGTGTTGGAGTGATCTCAGGAGCTGTGATTTATCTAG GGCTACCTGATCCAGAAAAT ccTGAAGATGGATACAAAAATG AGTTGGTGCCAATGCAGTTTATTTATAGAACAAGAGACAAAATCTGGGATTTTTATGAG ATGTTTGCCGCACCATCAAGCAAAATGTTATTACCCGATCCCCTTCAAGAACCTTATTTTCAGCCCCCATATACACTGGTGCTTGAGCTAAAAGATGTTTTGGTTCACCCAGAGTATGAT CGTAAAAGTGGCTGGCGTTTCAGGAAAAGACCAGGAGTGGATGCTTTTCTCAATCAGCTTGGGCCACCTCTATTTGAAGTCGTCATATACACACATGAAGCTGGATTT AGTGCTGCACCTGTAGTGGATGGATTAGATCCAAATGGACTTATCATGTACAGACTGTATCGAGATGCTACACTATATACTGATGGGACACATGTTAAG gatTTGTCTGCTCTAAACCGAGACCTCTCCAAAGTCATTATGATCGACTGTGACGAAAAAGCCCCAAGGGACAACCTGCGAAATGCCATCATTCTCAATAAATGGGAAGGTGACCCGACCGACAGAAGGTTGTTCGATcttattccttttcttctaA CCATTGCCACCTCAAATGTTGAAGACATCCGCACGGTTTTAGACTTTTATCGGCAAGAAGATGACATAATTGAAGCCTTCAAACGAAACCAGGCTAGGCTTCGAGAAGCAGAGGAGGCCAGACTGCCGCAGCAAGGCACAAGGTCATCATGGTCCGGGGTGTTTGGACGAGGCTTTGGCTTGGGCGGGTCAAGCAACAAAAGT GTTAATCCAGAAAAAAAGTAA
- the LOC131781087 gene encoding transcriptional repressor protein YY1-like isoform X2 — translation MADLTTGVAEVEVEVETMVEPQQEVQIETQPMIALQPLTEPENEEIVVQTTEEVIEESKHAIVEEVSISTTPSGKQRKSRGSRTKGLGRSGKGHVNSTTSSASNASNSERGGGIGDTERSEEKKAQQEELNQAPDFTEYMTGKKIPPGGLPGIDLSDPKQLAEFARMRPKKMKEEEGARTIACPHKGCTKMFRDNSAMRKHLHTHGPRVHVCAECGKAFVESSKLKRHQLVHTGEKPFQCTFEGCGKRFSLDFNLRTHVRIHTGDRPYVCPFDSCNKRFAQSTNLKSHILTHAKGGK, via the exons ATGGCCGACTTAACCACTGGTGTGGCCGAAGTCGAAGTTGAGGTGGAAACTATGGTGGAACCTCAACAAGAAGTTCAAATTGAGACGCAGCCTATGATAGCCCTTCAGCCTCTGACTGAGCCTGAGAACGAAGAAATCGTTGTTCAAACGACTGAAGAAGTTATCGAGGAATCAAAACACGCCATAGTTGAAGAAGTGTCTATCTCCACGACTCCTTCAGGCAAACAGAGAAAAAGCAGAGGAAGCAGGACTAAAGGTCTGGGAAGATCGGGAAAGGGTCATGTTAACTCTACTACATCGAGTGCGTCAAACGCCTCGAACAGTGAGAGAGGGGGTGGTATTGGAGATACTGAACGCTCAG AGGAGAAAAAAGCTCAGCAAGAAGAGTTGAATCAAGCTCCCGACTTCACCGAGTACATGACTGGAAAAAAGATACCTCCTGGTGGTCTTCCTGGAATTGATTTAAGTGATCCGAAACAGTTAGCAGAGTTTGCGAG GATGAGAccaaagaagatgaaagaggAAGAAGGAGCAAGAACAATAGCTTGTCCGCATAAA GGTTGCACAAAGATGTTTCGAGATAACTCTGCCATGCGAAAACACTTACATACGCATGGACCAAGAGTCCATGTCTGCGCTGAATGTGGCAAG GCTTTTGTGGAGAGTTCGAAACTTAAGAGACATCAACTTGTTCATACTGGTGAAAAACCTTTCCAG TGTACATTTGAAGGCTGTGGTAAGAGATTCTCGTTGGATTTCAACCTACGTACTCATGTTCGTATCCACACTGGTGACAGACCGTATGTCTGTCCTTTTGATTCCTGTAACAAGAGGTTTGCTCAGTCAACAAATCTCAAGTCGCATATCTTGACACATGCAAAAGGAGGGAAATAA